Proteins encoded together in one Mycoplasma miroungirhinis window:
- the gmk gene encoding guanylate kinase, with amino-acid sequence MFNKKIIIFCGPSGVGKGTIETRLFDDIALKLKLSVSATTRSPRKGEIEGVHYYFISKEQFKKHIENNDLIEWSQHFDNYYGTLYSNLQKISNEGFIPFLEIETNGAIQILNKYKTQQIEDKIISIFVMPPSFKELERRITERGSETPETIKKRMEKAFDEVKYANLFKHTVVNDTVEGTYLEIKNIIEKEFNL; translated from the coding sequence ATGTTTAATAAAAAAATTATCATTTTTTGTGGGCCTAGTGGAGTTGGAAAAGGAACAATTGAAACTAGATTATTTGATGATATAGCACTGAAATTAAAGCTTTCTGTTTCTGCAACGACAAGATCACCTCGAAAAGGAGAAATAGAAGGTGTTCATTACTATTTTATTTCAAAAGAACAATTCAAAAAACATATAGAAAATAACGATTTAATTGAATGATCTCAACATTTTGATAATTATTATGGTACTTTATATAGTAATTTACAAAAAATAAGTAATGAAGGCTTTATTCCTTTTTTAGAAATTGAAACAAATGGTGCGATTCAAATTTTAAATAAATATAAAACACAACAAATTGAAGATAAAATTATTTCAATTTTTGTAATGCCTCCTTCATTTAAAGAATTAGAAAGAAGAATCACTGAAAGGGGTTCAGAAACACCAGAAACAATTAAAAAACGGATGGAAAAAGCATTTGATGAAGTTAAATATGCAAATTTATTTAAGCATACAGTCGTAAATGATACAGTTGAAGGTACTTATTTAGAAATTAAAAATATAATTGAGAAAGAATTTAATTTATAA
- a CDS encoding phosphate acyltransferase — protein MELSKYSKYINDLLKEKASEKILSVLFIDGDDKRAREAAKYLKEHNLAKPIMLLETKDQIVEDGLENLVLEDLTVQKDAYALKLAEIRKGKEDYATVRKYLDTRPFYGAMMLRNKDIDSAVGGLIYSTADILRAAFKSIGPKPGIKTISSLIIMHKDDEKFIITDPSTVEKPTAEQIVDIAKNATEFARTMKMNDLAGFLTYSTNGSGKGENPDLVRKAVALASEDSYLNIIKGEMQFDSAYNLDVRKQKFPSAPQKELGIYVYPNLESCNIGYKMAQRLGKYGAVGAIIQGVNAAINDFSRGATVQDVIDVTSITILKGYDFLK, from the coding sequence ATGGAATTATCTAAATATTCAAAATACATAAATGATTTGCTTAAAGAAAAAGCATCAGAAAAAATTTTAAGTGTTTTATTTATTGATGGAGATGATAAAAGAGCTCGTGAAGCGGCTAAATATTTAAAAGAACATAATTTAGCAAAACCAATTATGTTACTAGAAACAAAAGATCAAATTGTAGAAGATGGTCTAGAAAATCTAGTTTTAGAAGACTTAACAGTTCAAAAAGACGCATATGCTTTAAAATTGGCAGAAATAAGAAAAGGTAAAGAAGACTACGCAACAGTAAGAAAATACCTTGATACTCGTCCATTTTATGGAGCAATGATGTTAAGAAATAAGGATATAGATTCAGCAGTTGGTGGTTTAATTTATTCAACAGCAGATATTTTAAGAGCTGCATTTAAATCAATTGGACCAAAACCAGGAATTAAAACAATATCATCATTAATAATAATGCATAAAGATGATGAAAAATTTATTATTACTGACCCTTCAACTGTTGAAAAACCAACAGCTGAACAAATAGTTGATATTGCAAAAAACGCAACAGAATTTGCAAGAACAATGAAAATGAATGATTTAGCAGGATTTTTAACATATTCAACTAATGGTTCTGGTAAAGGTGAAAATCCTGATTTAGTAAGAAAAGCAGTTGCATTAGCAAGTGAAGATAGTTATCTAAACATCATCAAAGGTGAAATGCAATTTGATTCAGCTTACAATTTAGATGTAAGAAAACAAAAATTCCCTTCTGCACCTCAAAAAGAATTAGGAATTTATGTATATCCTAACTTAGAAAGTTGTAACATAGGATACAAAATGGCTCAAAGATTAGGAAAATATGGAGCTGTTGGAGCTATAATTCAAGGTGTTAACGCAGCTATAAACGATTTTAGTCGTGGTGCAACTGTACAAGATGTTATTGATGTTACTTCAATTACAATCTTAAAAGGATACGATTTTCTTAAATAA
- a CDS encoding P68 family surface lipoprotein codes for MFKFKNILKAFAIVTLASSVVTIAASCQISTRYDQDAYFSKDNEGKKIEKIRIITNFGPSSDQKRYNALNSIIDKYNEFLDENKDNSEWNDALKVEANYNFGLTYNDVYNNLKLKISSKDRQTIGNLVLNYPSTAVFLGSYNMILNLDDVDTHLVNQSTINSYRILGLDNSKKWILPFGQSSEILSVNKLLLGYILNALNSKYSKKHTDTLISNKNSALLNESLQQFNQQNPESKKYLENLWKLKDVTDIDFSQYENTKLDDSIISTYDGMLEFSYFIAKLLNSINNSNQLFTLGMDNPVNEIFMQMYNKASNNFDNFYLKPLKSKQYILNYYENIQNSQNNEFIELLNKYVDLANTGRFYTQFDSETDFNSTTLQTQHIMLFSISSSLAYNYVKYVPESYSYKNQTISYLGIGDWTNNEAHIGANTFLYTLEVDNNNKFTKWLNKKDNSKNSVFLTNQNINEIKAFSENLSQLKILHNSTAANELFLKNKQDFQKIYLTNNIPNVSEIKLVNDILTKLPSVTNLEEIHNLEQKLPNTYIGYWLLKNFQKIDKNLKPQITPNEVITTSVPLKNNANDTNRGTFIVQGPSIIGIHANKKADKATLKFLKWLYSDYKITVKAAENLSLQLTPVETFAFLSGYLFPSSNFVSEYKKTSPNPFLNTFLDNLQKSQEINGAVPYQDIADLNSNSFRDAVSSALNLAIKSGQTNQKITIDKVIEFILNAIHSFSRE; via the coding sequence ATGTTTAAATTTAAAAATATTTTGAAAGCATTTGCAATTGTTACTTTGGCTTCATCCGTTGTTACAATAGCAGCAAGTTGTCAAATATCAACTAGATATGACCAAGATGCTTATTTTTCAAAAGATAATGAAGGCAAGAAAATAGAAAAAATAAGAATTATTACTAATTTTGGACCTAGTAGTGATCAAAAAAGATACAATGCTTTAAATAGTATTATTGATAAATACAATGAATTTTTAGATGAAAATAAAGATAATTCAGAATGAAATGATGCTTTAAAAGTTGAAGCTAATTACAATTTTGGTTTAACTTATAACGATGTATACAATAATTTAAAACTAAAAATTTCTAGCAAGGATCGACAAACAATAGGTAATTTAGTTTTAAATTACCCTTCTACAGCAGTATTTTTAGGTTCATACAATATGATTTTAAACTTAGATGATGTTGATACTCATTTAGTTAATCAATCTACAATTAATTCATACCGTATATTAGGTTTAGATAATTCTAAAAAATGAATTTTACCTTTTGGACAATCATCTGAAATATTAAGTGTCAATAAATTATTATTAGGTTATATTTTAAATGCTTTAAATTCAAAATATTCAAAAAAACATACTGATACATTAATTTCTAATAAAAATAGTGCACTTTTAAACGAATCATTACAACAATTTAATCAACAAAATCCAGAATCTAAAAAATATTTAGAAAACTTATGAAAACTTAAAGATGTCACTGACATAGATTTTAGTCAATATGAAAACACTAAATTAGATGATAGTATTATTTCTACATATGATGGAATGTTAGAGTTTAGTTATTTTATTGCAAAACTATTAAATAGTATCAATAATTCCAATCAACTTTTTACTTTAGGAATGGATAATCCTGTTAATGAAATTTTTATGCAAATGTATAACAAAGCATCAAATAACTTTGATAATTTTTATCTAAAACCTTTAAAATCAAAACAATATATTTTAAATTACTATGAAAATATTCAAAATAGTCAAAATAATGAGTTTATTGAATTGTTAAACAAATATGTTGATTTAGCAAATACTGGAAGATTTTATACACAATTTGATTCAGAAACTGATTTTAATTCCACCACATTACAAACACAACACATAATGTTATTTAGCATATCTTCATCTTTAGCATATAATTATGTAAAATATGTTCCAGAATCATATTCATATAAAAATCAGACAATTTCTTATCTTGGAATAGGTGATTGAACCAATAACGAAGCTCATATAGGTGCAAACACATTTTTATACACTCTAGAAGTAGATAATAACAATAAATTTACTAAATGGCTAAATAAAAAAGATAATTCAAAAAACTCAGTTTTTCTAACAAATCAAAACATTAATGAAATCAAAGCCTTTTCAGAAAATTTATCGCAATTAAAAATTCTTCATAATTCAACTGCTGCTAATGAGTTATTTTTAAAAAATAAACAAGATTTCCAAAAAATATATTTAACGAATAATATTCCTAATGTTTCAGAAATAAAGTTGGTCAATGATATTTTAACAAAACTTCCATCAGTGACTAATCTTGAAGAAATTCATAATTTAGAACAAAAATTACCAAATACTTATATAGGTTATTGACTATTAAAAAATTTTCAAAAAATAGATAAAAATTTAAAACCTCAAATCACACCAAATGAAGTTATCACTACTTCTGTACCTTTAAAAAATAATGCAAATGACACAAATAGAGGAACTTTTATTGTTCAAGGACCTTCAATTATTGGAATTCATGCAAATAAAAAAGCTGACAAAGCTACTCTAAAATTTTTAAAATGATTGTATTCAGATTATAAAATTACAGTGAAAGCTGCTGAAAATCTATCATTACAATTAACTCCAGTGGAAACATTTGCGTTTTTAAGTGGTTATTTATTTCCATCAAGTAATTTTGTTTCAGAATACAAAAAAACTAGTCCCAATCCTTTTTTAAATACATTTTTAGATAATCTTCAAAAATCACAAGAAATTAATGGAGCTGTACCTTATCAAGATATTGCTGATTTAAACAGCAATAGTTTTAGAGATGCAGTTAGCTCAGCACTTAATCTAGCTATTAAATCTGGACAAACTAATCAAAAAATAACTATCGACAAAGTGATAGAATTTATTCTTAATGCTATTCATTCTTTTAGTAGAGAATAA
- a CDS encoding thiamine pyrophosphate-dependent enzyme → MDFKYIKPDLVMTDKDEMIRLVDVNGDLIDKNYKPTATNEELLKLYKNMVASRQWDMYSLTLQKTGRLGTFAPNLGEEAFLTVLGSILNKQDWLVPHYRALPAMLAHGVTMRDIYNYWRGSEQGSRFADGVNVTPIQVVIASQCSHAAGIGYALKQRKVERPLVLTIVGNGGTNEGEFHESLNIAALRKLPVFYVVANNQWAISVPEHNSYTVRALSQRAMSYNIPGLRVDGNDLLASYEVAKEVAEYIRQGHGPVLVEFVTWRQGQHTTSDSPRIYRSRELEEEKEKWEPMHRIEKYLFENSILTEEQKTKIWEEALEAAKEAYAQSTEDLAKEGYEDIFKYTYEELTPELKSQLEEGKKYL, encoded by the coding sequence ATGGATTTCAAATATATTAAACCTGATCTAGTAATGACAGACAAAGATGAAATGATTCGTTTAGTAGATGTTAATGGAGATTTAATTGATAAAAATTACAAACCAACAGCTACAAATGAAGAATTATTAAAACTATATAAAAATATGGTAGCATCACGTCAATGAGATATGTACTCATTAACATTACAAAAAACAGGACGTTTAGGAACATTTGCACCTAACTTAGGAGAAGAAGCATTCTTAACTGTATTAGGATCAATTTTAAATAAACAAGATTGATTAGTACCTCACTACCGTGCTTTACCAGCAATGTTAGCACATGGTGTAACAATGAGAGATATTTACAACTACTGAAGAGGATCAGAACAAGGTTCACGTTTTGCAGACGGAGTTAACGTAACACCAATTCAAGTTGTTATTGCTTCACAATGTTCACATGCAGCAGGAATTGGATATGCATTAAAACAAAGAAAAGTTGAAAGACCTTTAGTACTAACAATAGTTGGAAATGGTGGAACAAACGAAGGTGAATTCCACGAATCATTAAACATTGCAGCACTACGTAAATTACCAGTATTTTACGTTGTTGCTAATAACCAATGAGCAATTTCTGTTCCAGAACACAATAGTTACACAGTTCGTGCATTATCACAAAGAGCTATGTCATACAACATCCCAGGATTACGTGTTGATGGAAACGACTTACTAGCTTCATATGAAGTAGCTAAAGAAGTAGCAGAATATATTCGTCAAGGACATGGACCAGTTCTAGTTGAATTTGTTACATGACGTCAAGGACAACACACCACTTCAGATAGTCCACGTATTTACCGTTCACGTGAATTAGAAGAAGAAAAAGAAAAATGAGAACCAATGCACCGTATCGAAAAATACTTATTTGAAAATAGTATTTTAACAGAAGAACAAAAAACAAAAATATGAGAAGAAGCACTTGAAGCAGCTAAAGAAGCTTATGCACAATCTACAGAAGACTTAGCAAAAGAAGGATACGAAGACATCTTTAAATATACATATGAAGAACTTACACCTGAATTAAAAAGTCAACTTGAAGAAGGGAAAAAATACTTATAA
- a CDS encoding acetate/propionate family kinase, with protein MKKILVVNPGSSSLKWSLYSKNKLELIASGICERIHLDGRIITKFKEQKFVDELDLPDHTIAVRELIELWKKYNIIQDLNELIAIGFRTPFSGKKYLSPVIYNDDVKKAIEHAAKFIPLHSPATLTTVDAFEKNIPKVTKIIAQDTAFHTTIPKINSTFAINQEWAKKYDIFKFGYHGLSHDYITFKMKKILGKKNVNIIIAHLGSGSSICAVKDSKSLDVSVGFSSLDGLIMGTRSGNIDPGIPDYLIRIEGCSPQDVFEMMVKKSGLLGVSGVSNDVRDLHQAQANGNKDAAFAIDLFVSKVVDYIASYINKIQKPIDGIVFTAGIGENDEIIRQKVSAQLQATFGIKISQKANLESYSDYKLISSKSSKIPVYKIKTNEELVIARYVKELIK; from the coding sequence ATGAAAAAAATATTAGTAGTTAATCCTGGTTCATCATCATTAAAATGATCTTTATATTCAAAAAATAAATTAGAATTAATTGCTTCTGGAATTTGTGAAAGAATTCATTTAGATGGAAGAATTATCACTAAATTCAAAGAACAAAAGTTTGTTGATGAGTTAGATTTACCAGACCATACCATAGCAGTACGTGAATTAATTGAATTATGAAAAAAATACAATATTATTCAAGATTTAAATGAATTAATAGCAATTGGTTTTAGAACACCATTTTCTGGTAAAAAATATTTAAGTCCAGTTATTTATAATGATGATGTTAAAAAAGCAATTGAACATGCTGCAAAATTCATTCCTCTTCATTCTCCTGCTACATTAACAACTGTTGATGCTTTTGAAAAAAATATTCCCAAAGTAACTAAAATCATTGCTCAAGATACAGCATTTCATACTACAATTCCAAAAATTAACAGTACATTTGCAATAAATCAAGAATGAGCTAAAAAATATGACATTTTTAAATTTGGATACCATGGTCTAAGTCATGACTATATAACTTTCAAAATGAAAAAAATATTAGGTAAAAAAAATGTTAATATTATTATTGCACATTTAGGATCTGGTTCAAGTATTTGTGCAGTTAAAGATTCAAAATCACTAGATGTTTCAGTTGGTTTTAGTAGTTTAGATGGTCTAATAATGGGTACTCGTTCTGGAAATATAGATCCAGGTATTCCTGATTATTTAATTAGAATTGAAGGATGTAGTCCTCAAGATGTATTTGAAATGATGGTTAAAAAATCAGGATTATTAGGTGTTAGTGGAGTATCAAATGATGTAAGAGATTTACATCAAGCACAAGCAAATGGAAACAAAGATGCTGCTTTTGCAATTGATTTATTTGTTTCAAAAGTCGTTGATTATATAGCAAGTTACATTAACAAAATACAAAAACCTATTGATGGTATTGTTTTTACAGCAGGTATTGGTGAAAATGATGAAATTATAAGACAAAAAGTCTCAGCACAATTACAAGCAACATTTGGAATAAAAATATCTCAAAAAGCTAATCTTGAATCTTATTCTGACTATAAACTTATTTCTTCAAAATCTTCAAAAATACCAGTTTATAAAATAAAAACAAATGAAGAATTAGTTATTGCTCGTTATGTAAAGGAATTAATTAAATAA
- a CDS encoding alpha-ketoacid dehydrogenase subunit beta, translated as MSDTDKKITVNNIGALNQALKLMFAKDERYVLYGEDAGFEGGVFRATDGLQKQFGEDRVWDSPISESAIAGSAIGAAMAGLRPVVEFQFSGFCWYALAQICTNGARIRNRSRGKYSVPAVFRMPVGGGVKALEHHSEAIEAIFSHIPGLTVVMPSTPYNTKGLLIASMESEDPVIFLEHKHDYRAFKQEIPEGYYTVELGKANVVTEGTDLTVVTYGHMLHETLKALKALGEEGFEGSVEVIDLQTLKPLDTETIVNSVKKTGKVLVVTEAVSTLSIASEVITRVNEHCFDDLQAAPVRLAAPDVTVPLPNLEGLFMVTDKKIAYEIKELYKK; from the coding sequence ATGTCAGATACAGATAAAAAAATTACCGTAAATAACATAGGTGCTTTAAACCAAGCTTTAAAATTAATGTTCGCTAAAGATGAAAGATACGTTTTATATGGAGAAGATGCAGGATTCGAAGGTGGAGTTTTCCGTGCAACAGATGGATTACAAAAACAATTCGGTGAAGATAGAGTTTGAGACTCTCCAATTTCAGAATCAGCTATAGCTGGTTCAGCAATCGGAGCTGCAATGGCAGGATTAAGACCAGTTGTTGAATTCCAATTCTCAGGATTTTGTTGATACGCATTAGCACAAATTTGTACAAATGGAGCTCGTATTCGTAACCGTTCACGTGGAAAATACAGTGTTCCAGCAGTATTCAGAATGCCAGTAGGTGGAGGAGTTAAAGCTCTAGAACACCACTCAGAAGCAATTGAAGCAATATTCTCACATATTCCAGGATTAACAGTTGTAATGCCTTCTACACCTTACAACACAAAAGGATTACTAATTGCATCAATGGAAAGTGAAGATCCAGTTATATTCTTAGAACATAAACATGATTACCGTGCATTTAAACAAGAAATTCCAGAAGGATACTACACAGTTGAATTAGGAAAAGCAAATGTTGTTACAGAAGGAACCGATTTAACAGTTGTTACATACGGACACATGTTACATGAAACACTTAAAGCATTAAAAGCATTAGGTGAAGAAGGATTTGAAGGTTCAGTAGAAGTTATTGATTTACAAACTTTAAAACCATTAGATACAGAAACAATTGTAAATTCAGTTAAGAAAACAGGAAAAGTTCTTGTGGTTACAGAAGCAGTTTCTACATTATCAATCGCTTCAGAAGTTATAACACGTGTAAATGAACATTGTTTTGATGATTTACAAGCAGCACCAGTTCGTTTAGCTGCACCAGATGTAACAGTTCCTTTACCAAACTTAGAAGGTTTATTCATGGTTACTGATAAAAAAATTGCATACGAAATCAAAGAATTATACAAAAAATAA
- a CDS encoding ribonuclease J, with the protein MDKVNFFALGGQDENGKNCYALEIDSKIYIINSGTKVPINSHNGIDTLIANFDYLEKHEKNIVGIFITDIHNESFSALPWLLMQIKGLKIYTSSFNKYIILERISKYNIEHNDFEVITFNQKMTVNNVEITPISLAGALPGIQGFNFNYNNGNILFLTNFVVGNLGPYGNTDLQKIKHQIPNDPLKILIMDSGHSNSPGKTIDKLWITGQVEYKFIETKSNNRIIVGLYDEDMITAHEILLLAKKYNRPVITYGLNYSKLISLVKKMSPTLQLPEFIDYKIANEVENAVILVTGAIERLYTRFLRIASDNDVYLKFKNTDAVIFIAPPVNGLEVKYALTLDEIARTTSNLIELSSFEYYSCNPAKQDIVDVIKTLKPEYFIPIQGLYRYLTVAVNDAVSEAKMNLNNCIILNNGKVAEFEKYKLISQKHTIRHVGDVIIDGFGVGDISHEVIRERETLARDGMIGVSCLIDYKTKQPLGGLNVVGYGIISKENKEQINDIVNKCFNKEFEELDAKVTNLRDIQEKLRKVIRKKIFKVLFKEPLVVVNLYEI; encoded by the coding sequence ATGGACAAAGTTAACTTTTTTGCTCTAGGTGGACAAGACGAAAATGGTAAAAACTGTTATGCATTAGAAATTGATTCTAAAATTTATATTATTAATTCAGGAACTAAAGTACCTATTAATAGTCATAATGGTATAGACACTTTAATTGCTAATTTTGATTACTTAGAAAAACATGAAAAAAATATAGTTGGTATTTTTATAACTGATATACATAATGAAAGTTTTAGTGCTTTACCTTGACTTTTAATGCAAATTAAAGGACTAAAAATTTATACTTCTAGTTTTAATAAATACATTATTTTAGAAAGAATTTCCAAATATAATATAGAACATAATGATTTTGAAGTTATTACATTTAATCAGAAAATGACAGTAAATAATGTTGAAATTACACCTATATCATTAGCCGGAGCATTGCCAGGAATTCAAGGATTTAATTTTAATTATAATAATGGTAATATTTTATTCTTAACTAATTTTGTAGTAGGAAACTTAGGACCATATGGAAATACTGATTTACAAAAAATTAAGCATCAAATTCCCAATGACCCATTAAAAATTTTAATAATGGATTCAGGACATTCTAATTCTCCTGGTAAAACAATTGATAAATTATGAATTACTGGTCAAGTTGAGTATAAATTCATTGAAACTAAGTCTAATAATAGAATAATTGTTGGTTTATATGATGAAGATATGATTACAGCTCATGAAATATTATTACTAGCAAAAAAATACAATAGACCTGTTATTACATATGGATTAAATTATTCTAAATTAATCTCACTTGTTAAAAAAATGTCTCCAACTTTACAACTTCCTGAATTTATAGATTATAAAATTGCAAATGAAGTTGAAAATGCAGTTATTTTAGTAACCGGAGCAATTGAAAGGTTATATACAAGATTTTTAAGAATTGCATCTGATAATGATGTTTATTTAAAATTTAAAAACACAGATGCAGTTATATTTATTGCTCCACCTGTAAATGGTCTAGAAGTTAAATATGCTTTAACATTAGATGAAATTGCGAGAACTACTTCTAATTTAATTGAATTATCTAGTTTTGAATATTATTCATGTAATCCAGCTAAACAAGATATAGTAGATGTAATAAAGACATTGAAACCCGAATATTTTATTCCTATCCAAGGACTATATCGTTATTTAACCGTTGCTGTAAATGATGCAGTATCTGAAGCAAAAATGAATTTAAATAACTGTATTATTTTAAATAATGGAAAAGTTGCTGAATTTGAAAAATATAAATTAATTTCTCAAAAACACACAATAAGACATGTTGGTGATGTTATTATCGATGGTTTTGGTGTCGGTGATATTTCGCATGAAGTAATTAGAGAAAGAGAAACATTAGCTCGTGATGGTATGATTGGTGTTTCTTGTTTAATAGATTATAAAACCAAACAACCTTTAGGTGGATTAAATGTTGTTGGTTATGGAATTATTAGTAAAGAAAATAAAGAACAAATTAATGACATCGTTAATAAATGTTTTAATAAGGAATTTGAAGAATTAGATGCAAAAGTAACTAACCTAAGAGATATTCAAGAAAAATTAAGAAAAGTTATTAGAAAAAAAATATTTAAAGTTCTATTTAAAGAACCACTTGTGGTGGTGAATTTATATGAAATTTAA
- a CDS encoding serine/threonine-protein kinase, which yields MEQKMSKLTSLYNVLDKNLGKGGMGYVWLCENKITKQKAAIKILKNEYTLVEKNRFQNEILNLQNINSKYVVKYYDSSFNENEQWISMEYVEGESLKQCISKQKYLDLETALDYAKMIAQALSDIHNMNLIHRDLKSSNVIISTNGDIKIIDFGISLSSESERLTKENNVIGTAEYLAPELIQNTELASFQSDMYSFGILLFEMLEGSVPFTGHEKLMAHINNKIPNLTRLNTMIPQSVQNIINKCCAKLPNNRYENMMYVLDDLKHALDKDKIIEKKINPDKKQRKSIIEMFENKTFTLGLLITGSLLLIITLVCLILLTKGII from the coding sequence ATGGAACAAAAAATGTCAAAATTAACTTCTCTTTATAACGTTTTAGATAAAAACTTAGGTAAGGGTGGAATGGGTTATGTTTGGTTGTGTGAAAATAAAATTACCAAACAAAAAGCAGCAATTAAAATTTTAAAAAATGAATACACACTTGTGGAAAAAAATAGATTCCAAAATGAAATTCTTAATTTACAAAACATTAATAGTAAATATGTAGTTAAATATTATGATTCAAGTTTTAATGAAAATGAACAATGAATAAGTATGGAATATGTTGAAGGTGAAAGTTTAAAACAATGTATTTCCAAGCAAAAATATTTAGATTTAGAAACTGCATTAGATTATGCTAAAATGATTGCTCAAGCCTTATCCGATATACATAATATGAATTTAATTCACCGAGATTTAAAAAGTTCTAACGTTATAATTTCAACTAATGGTGATATAAAAATTATTGATTTTGGAATTAGTCTAAGTAGTGAAAGCGAAAGATTAACAAAAGAAAATAATGTTATTGGTACAGCAGAATATTTAGCCCCTGAGTTGATTCAAAATACTGAACTTGCTTCATTTCAAAGTGATATGTATAGTTTTGGTATTTTATTATTTGAAATGTTAGAAGGTTCAGTACCTTTTACAGGTCATGAAAAATTAATGGCTCATATCAATAATAAAATCCCTAATTTAACTAGATTAAATACAATGATTCCTCAATCAGTTCAAAACATAATTAATAAATGTTGTGCAAAACTGCCTAATAATCGGTATGAAAATATGATGTATGTTTTAGATGATTTAAAACATGCTCTTGACAAAGACAAAATAATTGAAAAAAAAATAAATCCAGATAAAAAACAAAGAAAATCCATCATAGAAATGTTTGAAAATAAAACTTTTACATTAGGTTTACTTATTACTGGAAGTTTATTATTAATTATTACATTAGTGTGTTTAATATTACTCACAAAAGGAATAATATAA
- a CDS encoding PP2C family protein-serine/threonine phosphatase, whose protein sequence is MSIKWVIKSETGPIRKENQDFAGFVNKKNVVMGILCDGMGGHKNGSVASKVAVKEFIDFFNNSQIETIDAFDSKNIQKWFQEGLEQVTKKMKSLANMDSQYLDMGTTLVISLFFQKEQELYVFNLGDSHAYLYNGFLHQITKDQNIMNYLIDKENLSPEKAKNIHGWDRLVSALGPKKNAIAETYNIHKDSNPKYIILTSDGIHSFIPKILFETILNDNSPIEQKANKLVKNAIELKSNDNLTCLIMEVN, encoded by the coding sequence ATGTCAATAAAATGAGTTATAAAGTCTGAAACAGGTCCTATTAGAAAAGAAAATCAAGATTTTGCAGGTTTTGTTAATAAAAAAAATGTTGTAATGGGAATTTTATGTGACGGAATGGGTGGACATAAAAATGGTTCTGTAGCTTCAAAAGTTGCGGTAAAAGAATTCATTGATTTTTTTAATAACTCGCAAATTGAAACAATTGATGCATTTGATTCCAAAAACATTCAAAAGTGATTTCAAGAAGGATTAGAACAAGTTACAAAAAAAATGAAATCACTTGCTAATATGGATTCACAATATTTAGATATGGGAACTACATTAGTTATTAGTTTATTTTTCCAAAAAGAACAAGAATTATATGTTTTTAACTTAGGTGATTCACATGCATATTTATATAATGGTTTTTTACATCAAATAACCAAAGACCAAAACATAATGAATTATTTAATCGATAAAGAAAATCTATCTCCTGAAAAAGCAAAAAACATTCACGGATGAGATCGTTTAGTAAGTGCTTTAGGACCTAAAAAAAATGCAATTGCTGAGACTTATAATATTCATAAAGATTCCAATCCTAAATACATTATTTTAACTTCTGATGGTATTCACAGTTTTATTCCTAAAATATTATTTGAAACTATTTTAAATGATAACTCGCCAATTGAACAAAAAGCCAATAAGTTAGTAAAAAATGCAATTGAATTAAAATCAAATGATAATCTTACGTGTTTAATTATGGAGGTTAATTAA